A single Drechmeria coniospora strain ARSEF 6962 chromosome 03, whole genome shotgun sequence DNA region contains:
- a CDS encoding flocculation suppression protein, producing the protein MRQVDMVSSLPPPIIQPPSFGIDPGLGLAKRAERPRKPTSSSPSVAESVGPRILPLSVHVTAPAAAADMPSSNLAEDAMDVASVASKTNGPPGVDAGAKSSAPPSAKSSPPEQSLPVAAGLPGPTPAAAAAAAAVHQPKIVQTAFIHKLYNMLEDSSIQHLISWSSNAESFVMSPSADFSKVLSQYFKHTNISSFVRQLNMYGFHKERDVFHTGNPDTTLWEFKHGNGNFKRGDLMGLREIKRRASRHALVHRENNYTKQSSSQPGTPAEPASTPVDGSESRLASLEHSVYDMSARLQRSEENAHYMHVKNQAAMEMMGRLLTFSQELSRAVLSLTPTDSSAYREIAALQGDMQRQADAVRAFDEPHEASFGGRQPYPGPVDNGPVSPRQLPQDDARRPATLAVPQARGQPLYRPTVPSHLSVGTRRYGSIGGGSATQSSPLRNAAAPPPAGPHPLSNVEPHPASLGRRHTAADIRAHGWQAGTLSVSSNAPAGPWISSPGRAAHDDQRVRDSLSAYARPAPSHAHPPSRPTTPPLPPHLPNGGSNGTDTFGTWSWNSAINRDAKGLGLKDSSAPPTRRGSMAHILNPSDTAERSDEDEDPRGDEDRKRKRMQ; encoded by the exons ATGAGGCAGGTCGACATGGTCTCGTCGCTCCCTCCGCCCATCATCCAGCCTCCCTCCTTCGGCATCGAccccggcctcggcctggcCAAGCGAGCCGAGCGGCCCCGGAAGCCGAcatcgagctcgccgtcggtggcCGAATCCGTCGGCCCACGCATCCTCCCCCTTTCCGTCCACGTCACGGCgcccgccgcggcggccgacatgccgtcgtcgaacctcgccgaggatgccatgGACGTGGCTTCCGTGGCCTCCAAGACGAACGGCCCccccggcgtcgacgccggcgccaagtcgtcggcgccgccgtcggccaagtcgtcgccgcccgagcAGAgcctgcccgtcgccgccggtctGCCCGGCccgacgcccgccgccgccgccgccgccgccgccgtccaccaGCCCAAGATTGTGCAGACGGCTTTCATTCACAAGCTCTACAA CATGCTCGAGGATTCCAGCATCCAGCACCTGATATCTTGGTCGTCCAACGCCGAGAGCTTCGTcatgtcgccgtcggccgattTCTCCAAGGTTCTCTC GCAGTACTTTAAGCACACAAACATCTCCTCCTTCGTCCGACAGCTCAACATGTACGGCTTCCACAAAG AACGCGACGTCTTCCACACGGGCAATCCGGACACGACGCTGTGGGAGTTTAAGCACGGCAACGGAAACTTCAAGCGCGGCGACCTCATGGGTCTGAGGGAGATCAAGCGTCGCGCGAGCCGCCACGCCCTCGTCCACCGGGAGAACAACTACACCAAGCAATCCTCGTCGCAGCCGGGAacgccggccgagcccgcgtcgacgcccgtcgacggctccgagTCGCGGCTCGCGAGCCTCGAGCACTCCGTCTACGACATGAGCGCTCGCCTGCAGCGCAGCGAGGAGAACGCCCACTACATGCACGTCAAGAACCAGGCGGCCATGGAGATGATGGGCCGCCTGCTCACCTTCAGCCAGGAGCTGTCGAGGGCCGTCCTGTCGCTCACGCCGACGGACAGCTCCGCCTACCGCGAGA TCGCCGCCTTGCAGGGGGACATGCAGaggcaggccgacgccgtccggGCCTTTGACGAGCCGCACGAGGCCTCGTTCGGCGGCCGGCAGCCGTACCCGGGCCCCGTCGACAACGGGCCCGTGTCGCCGAGGCAGCTGCCGCAGGACGACgcgcgacggccggcgacgctcgccgtTCCCCAGGCCCGGGGCCAGCCCCTCTaccggccgacggtgccctCGCACCTGTCCGTCGGGACGCGCCGCTACGgctccatcggcggcgggagcgcCACGcagtcgtcgccgctgcgaAACGCGGCCGCGCCGCCCCCGGCCGGGCCCCATCCCCTTTCCAACGTCGAGCCCCATCCCGcgagcctcggccgacggcacaCGGCCGCCGACATCCGCGCCCACGGCTGGCAGGCCGGCACCCTCTCCGTCTCGTCCAACGCGCCGGCCGGCCCGTGGATCTCGTCGCCCGGCCGcgccgcccacgacgacCAGCGGGTCCGCGACTCGTTGTCGGCCTACGCCCGCCCGGCGCCGTCTCACGCGCacccgccgtcgcggccgacgacgccgccgcttccgccgcACCTGCCCAACGGCGGAAGCAACGGCACCGACACGTTTGGCACCTGGTCGTGGAACTCGGCCATCAACAGGGACGCCAAGGGCCTCGGGCTCAAGGactcgtcggcaccgccgacgcggcgagGCAGCATGGCGCACATACTGAACCCCAGCGACACGGCCGAGCGatcggacgaggatgaggaccctcgcggcgacgaggacaggAAGCGGAAACGAATGCAGTAG